The Quercus robur chromosome 7, dhQueRobu3.1, whole genome shotgun sequence genome has a segment encoding these proteins:
- the LOC126691528 gene encoding uncharacterized protein LOC126691528, producing the protein MDKSWMKKQRGSMEYIEGVLKFVEFASKHASDGKIFCPCIKCVNLSLVPLGVAHEHLWSKGMLESYTHWKWHGELAAVPTATECGSCHVQDSLEQYGDFRGMLHDLCPTHEMPPEPMDEGETVQQPAQGLNDGAQKFYKMIDDVDKPLYVGCTKLSIFSAIVVLFQLKTLCGWTNKSFTMLLQVFMDMLPSNAKLPKDHYEAKKIVRDLGLGYEKIHACPNDCILFWKENVNLEACPCCKESRWKTNEASITGNNASSNKGKKKAAKILRWFPLKPRLQ; encoded by the coding sequence ATGGATAAAAGTTGGATGAAGAAGCAGAGGGGTTCAATGGAATATATTGAAGGTGTACTTAAATTTGTGGAATTTGCATCAAAACATGCAAGCGATGGGAAAATCTTTTGTCCTTGTATCAAATGTGTGAATTTGAGTTTGGTACCGCTAGGGGTGGCACATGAACATTTGTGGAGTAAGGGGATGCTAGAAAGTTACACACATTGGAAATGGCATGGGGAATTGGCAGCTGTGCCAACGGCCACCGAATGTGGGAGTTGTCATGTGCAAGACTCCCTAGAACAATACGGTGACTTTCGTGGGATGTTGCATGATTTGTGCCCCACGCATGAAATGCCACCCGAACCAATGGACGAAGGTGAAACTGTGCAACAACCGGCTCAAGGTCTGAATGATGGTGCACAAAAGTTTTAcaaaatgattgatgatgtggACAAACCTTTATATGTTGGGTGTACAAAACTTAGCATATTCTCAGCCATCGTTGTGTTGTTCCAGTTAAAGACTCTTTGTGGTTGGACGAACAAGTCATTTACTATGTTGCTTCAAGTCTTCATGGATATGCTCCCTTCAAACGCTAAGTTGCCAAAGGACCATTATGAAGCTAAGAAGATAGTTcgagatttgggtttgggttatgagAAGATCCATGCTTGTCCCAATGATTGTATCTTATTTTGGAAGGAGAATGTTAACCTCGAGGCGTGTCCTTGTTGCAAAGAAAGTAGGTGGAAAACGAATGAGGCATCTATTACAGGTAATAATGCCTCATCCAATAAGGGAAAGAAGAAAGCTGCAAAGATCCTACGGTGGTTCCCCTTAAAGCCAAGATTGCAGTGA